A region of Thiofilum sp. DNA encodes the following proteins:
- a CDS encoding carboxypeptidase regulatory-like domain-containing protein, producing the protein MSWSNEGLVSLAYILKGATIQNMTSFDGALFLIDGDFNLLEFREDKLVKEIKLGGFGVDYSKYSDVNNITINSHEAIITERNNMRLQVLSFKDVPDRSKAVLVVGGDESGNALWDESQANANHAFWVLANQGYTKENIQYLNRNTQLDLDGNGKPDDVDGLPTRANLKAALTEWAKDGEDVVLYMIGHGGAGTFQLGGGEVLQASELNQWLTELQAVMPGKVTVIYDACESGSFQPLLTNSTYPRTVITSTRAGENAYFQDAISFSHLFWNQVFSGKPIEEAFQATHTSITQAFLNQQTPQLDSNGDGLTNTPQDYTHLAQQAIGNGIVYAGTAPTIDRISVSPVNKGETTATITAYNVADDQAIQSVWGMITPPYANLTQKGTPVQNLPRFDLTLQADGSYQGQFDGFEQPGTYQITVYAQDQSGNTSYPQVTTLNVISPLSRKAVLVTGVDSTGQLTPALQAQTDYAYRALKGQGYADTSIDYQSASNVGTVGVDRASSREGLEFVLTQSTSITDTSDLVVYLAGDIIAGDYYINPTERVSLTDLTQWLNQAQANIQGTLTVILEGNGSGTGLAALSAVSSSTAAEAKRWLLISSSALGENNYLLNQGDLSFSRYFWSKVTQGATLADAFNGAEAAMRRYQSPQINSNGNNQSNEKDDRTQARYYALGLNILLAADEPSIGQVADSDTLTTTTQSTLWVDQIVSLAPIESVWAEIIPPEYDSLTHQTGVAQELALSDVGNGRWQSTPSLFTQAGTYTIHYYAKDTHQRISVARTSYVTQTVGVDAYEVKGDNDRSTASTLSSLTHYRQWHNFHDSKDQDFIRFEADPSRGQYTLKVDSLNSTVDAVIHLYDSQGNPLALLSNSHPDPYTLDSVAHDSVELAYWLPPETGTQTYYLQISPAPGTATHNNLANGYWVSVYPTNAPQDAVIQGVIRNKAGTPLAGVKVYTLDNQQYTTQADGRYELKLRAGSTSLIADASGYQALTLQLNPKAGESLSQDLTLTVKNATDPDDPTLNPQTQVPIVQVGKLLKTEYPITYTGALVVQALQLNLADQEAVLSQLSIKGSGSGHEVTDLKGVKLYHDINQNQQVDAEDSQLGATQTYQADNGTLSFILAQPYALSKGTQQLIVNYER; encoded by the coding sequence ATGAGTTGGAGTAATGAAGGTTTAGTTAGTCTGGCATATATTTTAAAAGGTGCGACTATACAAAACATGACCTCTTTTGATGGGGCATTATTTTTAATCGACGGCGATTTCAATTTGTTAGAGTTTAGAGAGGACAAATTAGTAAAAGAAATAAAACTGGGTGGTTTTGGCGTTGATTACTCAAAATATTCAGATGTTAATAATATAACTATTAACAGTCATGAAGCTATTATTACTGAAAGAAATAATATGCGTTTACAAGTATTAAGTTTTAAAGATGTTCCCGACCGAAGCAAAGCAGTGTTGGTGGTTGGAGGAGATGAGTCTGGGAATGCACTGTGGGACGAATCGCAGGCGAATGCGAACCATGCGTTTTGGGTGCTAGCCAATCAAGGCTACACCAAAGAAAACATCCAGTACCTCAATCGCAATACGCAATTAGATTTAGACGGCAATGGTAAGCCCGATGATGTGGATGGCTTACCCACCCGTGCTAACCTCAAAGCTGCGCTGACGGAGTGGGCCAAAGACGGTGAAGATGTCGTCCTGTATATGATCGGTCACGGGGGGGCAGGCACCTTCCAACTGGGGGGAGGCGAAGTGCTTCAGGCGAGTGAACTCAACCAGTGGTTAACTGAACTCCAAGCGGTCATGCCAGGCAAAGTCACTGTGATTTATGATGCGTGTGAGTCGGGTTCCTTCCAACCCCTCTTAACCAACAGTACCTATCCGCGTACCGTTATTACTAGCACCCGCGCTGGGGAAAATGCCTACTTCCAAGATGCCATATCCTTCTCCCATCTGTTTTGGAACCAAGTTTTTTCGGGTAAACCTATAGAAGAAGCCTTCCAAGCGACGCACACCAGCATTACCCAAGCGTTTTTAAACCAACAAACCCCACAACTCGATAGCAATGGCGATGGTCTGACCAATACCCCTCAGGACTACACCCACTTGGCCCAACAAGCCATTGGTAATGGCATTGTGTATGCGGGAACGGCCCCCACCATTGACCGTATTTCTGTCAGTCCGGTTAACAAAGGTGAAACCACCGCCACCATTACCGCCTATAACGTAGCGGATGACCAAGCGATTCAAAGCGTGTGGGGTATGATTACTCCACCCTATGCCAACCTCACTCAAAAAGGTACTCCCGTACAAAACTTGCCGCGCTTTGATCTCACGTTACAGGCGGATGGTAGCTACCAAGGTCAATTTGACGGATTTGAACAACCCGGTACTTACCAAATCACCGTCTATGCCCAAGACCAGTCGGGTAATACCTCCTACCCACAAGTCACCACCCTCAACGTCATTAGTCCCTTAAGTCGCAAAGCCGTATTAGTTACGGGTGTTGATAGTACAGGACAACTTACCCCAGCATTACAAGCCCAAACCGACTACGCCTATCGAGCACTGAAAGGACAAGGTTATGCGGACACCAGCATTGACTATCAAAGTGCGAGTAATGTCGGTACGGTGGGGGTGGATAGAGCCAGTAGCCGTGAAGGTTTAGAGTTTGTGCTAACTCAAAGCACTAGCATTACAGATACTTCTGATCTAGTGGTCTATTTAGCCGGTGATATTATCGCAGGGGATTACTACATCAATCCTACCGAACGGGTCAGCTTAACTGACTTAACCCAATGGTTAAACCAAGCTCAAGCCAACATTCAAGGTACACTGACCGTGATTTTGGAGGGCAATGGTTCGGGTACAGGGTTGGCTGCATTAAGTGCAGTTTCTTCCTCTACCGCCGCTGAGGCTAAGCGATGGCTCCTCATCAGCAGTAGTGCCTTAGGGGAAAATAACTATCTACTGAACCAAGGCGATCTGAGCTTTTCCCGCTACTTCTGGAGCAAAGTCACTCAAGGCGCTACCCTAGCGGACGCCTTTAATGGGGCAGAGGCCGCCATGCGTCGTTACCAAAGCCCCCAAATCAATAGCAATGGCAATAACCAGAGCAATGAAAAAGACGACCGTACCCAAGCCCGCTACTACGCCCTAGGCTTAAACATCCTCCTCGCCGCCGATGAACCTAGCATTGGACAGGTTGCTGACAGCGACACCCTGACCACCACCACCCAAAGCACCTTATGGGTCGATCAAATCGTAAGTCTAGCGCCTATTGAGTCCGTGTGGGCCGAAATCATCCCGCCTGAATACGATTCCCTGACCCATCAAACCGGTGTGGCTCAAGAGCTAGCCTTAAGTGACGTGGGCAATGGACGTTGGCAAAGTACCCCCTCCCTCTTTACCCAAGCCGGTACCTACACCATCCACTACTATGCCAAGGATACCCACCAACGTATCTCGGTAGCTCGCACTAGTTACGTCACCCAAACCGTCGGTGTGGATGCGTATGAAGTGAAAGGAGATAATGACCGTAGCACTGCCAGCACACTCAGTAGCCTGACCCACTATCGACAATGGCATAACTTCCATGACTCGAAGGATCAGGACTTCATTCGGTTTGAGGCTGATCCAAGCCGAGGTCAGTACACTCTTAAAGTAGACAGTCTCAACTCGACAGTCGATGCGGTCATTCATTTATATGATAGCCAAGGCAACCCCTTAGCCTTACTCTCTAATAGCCACCCCGACCCCTACACCCTAGACAGTGTGGCCCATGACAGTGTAGAACTAGCCTATTGGTTACCCCCTGAAACAGGAACACAGACCTACTACCTACAAATCAGCCCTGCACCGGGCACGGCAACCCACAACAATCTGGCTAATGGCTATTGGGTCAGCGTCTACCCCACCAACGCTCCACAAGATGCCGTCATCCAAGGCGTTATTCGTAATAAAGCAGGTACTCCCCTAGCTGGAGTCAAGGTCTATACCCTCGACAACCAACAATATACCACCCAAGCCGACGGACGTTATGAACTCAAACTCCGAGCCGGTAGCACGAGCCTCATAGCCGACGCCAGTGGCTATCAAGCCTTGACCCTACAACTCAATCCTAAAGCAGGAGAGAGCTTGAGCCAAGACCTCACGTTGACCGTGAAAAATGCCACTGACCCTGATGACCCGACCCTCAATCCCCAAACACAAGTGCCTATTGTTCAAGTAGGCAAACTACTCAAGACAGAGTACCCGATCACCTATACCGGTGCTCTAGTGGTTCAAGCCTTACAACTCAACCTAGCCGATCAAGAAGCTGTTCTCTCCCAACTGAGCATCAAAGGCAGTGGGTCTGGACATGAAGTCACGGATCTGAAAGGGGTAAAGCTCTACCATGATATCAACCAGAACCAGCAAGTGGATGCAGAGGATAGTCAGTTAGGGGCGACCCAGACGTATCAGGCGGACAATGGCACGCTCTCTTTTATCTTGGCTCAGCCTTATGCTCTAAGCAAGGGCACTCAACAACTTATCGTCAACTATGAAAGATAA
- a CDS encoding filamentous hemagglutinin N-terminal domain-containing protein, which translates to MRLITVIIILATSLTVKAEIITDGTLGAATSLIGPNYQIDAALGTQMGGNLFHSFSEFSINAGEIANFSGSPSVSNVISRVTGSNVSNINGLIRSNIPNADLFFINPKGIIFGKNAQLDVQGSFYASSANYLKFNDGAYFDTNPKASSTLTIAPLASFGFSTEQPLGKIVVKADDFYVSNSKSLNIIGGDIDITQSDIGKNGLSGGSINIISSAKNNNVNFFEDTLRLEKNLGATINLYDNARITTSTYDTKNAGNINLQADRVNLASKSQISSDTHGVGNAGNININSNSYSMSGSSGLSTNSFTSGHAGKININTQLGLLADDAFITSNTYFNSGNAGDITIKAEKSFNISSNGTVSTVAHRNTSGNAGNITISTPSLSIKGNGDIFNDGDASEDSALITSNTLSGSIGKGGAVNINTDQLILDSGATIAVAGNGYGDAGDINIVANSNVLVKDSFISSKANIATGGNINLKNAKLIDLKNSKILASVSGGVGNGGNINFDNVELVVLDRSRISADSTGAQGGKLNLQSTLLRNPTSTTTARGVVQALDGEVFIANEVNPNNMLNTLRLDFLANEIKPPCSIAVAEEESSLTIEKRSKGVDCQFR; encoded by the coding sequence ATGAGATTAATAACAGTAATAATTATTTTAGCTACTAGTTTAACTGTGAAAGCTGAAATTATAACGGATGGAACCTTAGGAGCTGCCACTTCTCTTATTGGGCCTAACTATCAAATTGATGCAGCACTAGGTACACAAATGGGAGGGAACTTATTTCATAGCTTTAGTGAATTTTCCATAAATGCGGGAGAGATAGCAAATTTCTCAGGCTCTCCTTCTGTAAGTAATGTTATTAGTAGAGTGACAGGGAGTAATGTAAGTAACATTAATGGATTGATTAGATCAAATATACCTAATGCTGATTTATTTTTCATAAATCCCAAAGGAATTATTTTTGGAAAAAATGCACAACTAGATGTACAAGGTTCTTTTTATGCTTCTAGTGCTAACTATCTAAAGTTTAATGATGGTGCTTATTTTGACACTAATCCTAAGGCTAGTAGCACATTAACTATTGCGCCTTTAGCTTCCTTTGGTTTCTCAACAGAGCAACCACTAGGAAAAATAGTAGTTAAGGCAGATGACTTTTACGTGTCTAATAGCAAAAGTTTAAATATCATTGGTGGTGATATTGATATTACTCAAAGTGATATAGGAAAAAATGGTCTTAGTGGGGGGAGTATTAATATAATCAGTAGTGCCAAAAATAATAATGTCAATTTTTTTGAGGATACTCTAAGGTTGGAAAAAAACTTGGGTGCAACTATTAATTTATATGATAATGCTCGTATAACTACTAGTACTTATGATACTAAAAATGCAGGTAATATTAATCTTCAGGCAGATAGGGTTAACTTAGCAAGCAAATCTCAGATTAGTAGTGATACACATGGAGTAGGTAATGCGGGTAATATTAATATAAATAGCAATAGTTATTCTATGTCTGGAAGTAGTGGTTTAAGCACTAATAGCTTTACCTCAGGTCATGCTGGAAAAATAAATATTAATACTCAGCTAGGCTTGTTAGCTGATGATGCTTTTATTACTTCTAATACCTACTTTAATAGTGGTAATGCTGGCGATATTACTATTAAGGCAGAAAAATCATTTAATATTAGTTCTAATGGAACTGTTAGTACAGTAGCTCATCGTAATACATCAGGTAATGCAGGTAACATTACAATTAGTACACCAAGTTTATCAATCAAAGGAAATGGCGATATATTTAATGATGGTGATGCTAGTGAAGATTCTGCTCTGATTACCTCTAATACTTTGTCGGGATCAATTGGTAAGGGGGGGGCTGTTAATATTAATACTGATCAGTTGATTTTAGATTCTGGTGCTACTATAGCTGTTGCTGGTAATGGATATGGTGATGCTGGAGATATTAATATTGTAGCTAACTCTAATGTACTAGTAAAAGATAGCTTTATTTCATCGAAAGCTAATATTGCAACCGGTGGAAATATTAATTTAAAGAATGCCAAACTGATTGACTTAAAAAATAGTAAAATATTAGCCTCTGTTTCTGGAGGTGTTGGAAATGGTGGGAATATTAATTTTGATAATGTAGAGTTAGTGGTTTTAGATAGGAGCCGTATTAGTGCGGATTCTACAGGTGCTCAAGGAGGAAAGCTTAATTTACAGTCCACCTTGCTTCGTAATCCTACCTCAACTACGACGGCTAGAGGTGTTGTTCAAGCATTGGATGGTGAGGTGTTTATTGCTAATGAGGTTAATCCAAATAATATGCTGAATACTTTACGCTTGGATTTTCTTGCTAACGAAATAAAGCCACCATGCTCTATAGCTGTGGCTGAAGAGGAAAGTAGTTTAACTATTGAAAAAAGATCAAAAGGAGTAGATTGTCAGTTTAGATAA
- a CDS encoding CHAT domain-containing protein, producing MNCKKSSQIIALFYLGLYFLLGANVFANDCDFISDKPIKGVFNREVLSCLSNMSDKSYENLVNLVANNDNDSYFSNETNRQEVFNSLIERALQKRTSNKIYERSLLQLLERQRLYKLQGYFDDDCIPLTNDGISLDTSVGVLYTHSLDNNRFLIMLLKNNAILKISIINKQRILESVGSFRQKLTSETIKNSVETDEHSAYKELKSISYRLYNLIMQPFQEELSKLSHLVVVPDASIGIIPIEALWDGKEYVLNKNYTISYAPNLSKFYKKTYKGKKVLFISPEDISLAEAGDSGFNQDLVLLRQEKLKVNSLLGHKTSKIEVLRELSSNSVGIIHIAAHALFMPDFNESYVQLYNTGKDFSNGKVYVKDFEKMMVSSSARRLSPDLIVLGACETATGGNNTVDATLGLAGVAARSGVNSVIASLWLLNIPEVLLGPKGGKTDNSLGDHYTEYFYHIITTEPHITKAKALQRSKRGIQKNRSIYEWAALVLIGEWGSF from the coding sequence ATGAATTGCAAAAAATCATCTCAAATTATTGCTTTATTTTACCTCGGTCTTTATTTCTTGCTTGGAGCTAATGTTTTTGCTAATGACTGTGATTTTATTAGTGATAAACCAATAAAAGGTGTCTTTAATCGGGAGGTATTATCTTGCTTAAGCAATATGAGTGATAAAAGTTATGAAAATCTAGTGAATTTAGTTGCTAATAACGACAATGATAGTTACTTTTCAAATGAAACTAATAGACAAGAAGTATTTAATAGCCTAATAGAAAGAGCGCTTCAAAAAAGAACAAGCAATAAAATCTATGAGCGCTCACTGCTGCAATTGCTTGAAAGACAAAGGCTTTATAAGTTACAGGGCTATTTTGATGATGACTGTATACCTCTTACTAATGATGGTATAAGTTTGGATACTAGTGTAGGGGTTTTATATACCCATAGTTTAGATAACAACCGATTTTTAATAATGTTGCTTAAAAACAATGCGATTTTAAAAATTTCTATTATAAATAAACAGCGAATTCTTGAGAGTGTAGGGTCTTTTAGACAAAAGCTTACATCTGAGACTATTAAAAATAGTGTAGAGACTGACGAGCATTCAGCCTATAAAGAATTAAAATCTATATCATATCGTCTTTATAATCTTATAATGCAACCCTTTCAGGAAGAGTTAAGTAAACTGAGTCATCTAGTGGTTGTTCCAGATGCTAGTATAGGTATTATTCCAATAGAGGCTTTATGGGATGGGAAAGAGTATGTACTAAATAAAAACTATACTATTTCTTATGCCCCTAATTTATCAAAATTCTATAAAAAAACTTATAAGGGTAAAAAGGTTCTTTTTATATCACCTGAAGATATATCCTTAGCTGAAGCTGGCGATAGCGGGTTTAATCAAGACCTAGTATTATTAAGGCAAGAAAAATTAAAGGTAAACAGTTTGTTAGGTCATAAAACATCAAAAATAGAAGTCTTAAGAGAGCTGTCTAGTAATTCTGTTGGTATTATACATATTGCAGCCCACGCTTTATTTATGCCCGATTTTAACGAAAGCTATGTCCAACTATATAATACCGGTAAAGATTTTAGCAACGGCAAAGTCTACGTAAAAGACTTTGAAAAAATGATGGTTTCATCTTCTGCTAGGCGCCTATCACCAGATTTAATTGTACTGGGAGCATGCGAAACAGCTACAGGAGGTAATAATACTGTTGATGCTACCTTAGGCTTAGCAGGTGTGGCCGCTCGATCGGGAGTTAACTCTGTTATAGCTAGTTTATGGTTGTTAAATATACCTGAGGTTTTACTGGGACCTAAAGGAGGAAAGACAGATAATAGTCTTGGTGATCACTATACTGAGTATTTCTATCATATCATTACTACTGAACCTCATATTACTAAGGCTAAGGCTTTACAACGAAGTAAAAGAGGGATTCAGAAAAATCGCTCTATTTATGAATGGGCAGCGTTGGTTTTAATAGGAGAGTGGGGTAGTTTTTGA
- a CDS encoding ShlB/FhaC/HecB family hemolysin secretion/activation protein — MHFKYLCTHNLYRSFFIKKIIINIVSIVLSFYLLLNSICYGGENFEKDLVSYCNRQILQNSECTLNSKIELSFFGNKQVESQLIKNIINSCGGYDDLSILLARQKINEFYTCLGYVNSGAILKKNENNSYSYQIMEGVISSKNINVIGVNKRIKTKIIRFLMDGQDKKVLNVNNIRHKLEVLKSYGAFKTINTTIKPLSLGKAGVDITVNTDAKTNWVLALDNQQSEATGATQLSISGDLNNLRNIFDQMGGGISISEGSRGINFYYNDSPSKKVSWGVSLDKKEVKVIKKPLDKLNIKSFSEKISFNYNYALYNSLVSFGSTSESEKFDMASKLELSKGENYLLDRGFSFSEGEQEGKSKITSLQTNLVWEKKKRSELTNYAISASFGVDIGLNAFNATPRSDYSAGSNYKILKANLAYRQTMTDYTNILLNLNIQKTNDNLLASKKFGLGGIGSVRGISKNIGSFNNGLSLTLESSTLLPQLSKTPLGVKSLYDGNFYGRLFADYAIGIDQSNKSKQAAGSIGIGTSWYLNKDIKLNTSWARPVYFEGFSAMQKDSVKSNRISFDFIVQGRN, encoded by the coding sequence GTGCATTTCAAATATCTTTGTACGCACAATTTATACCGAAGTTTTTTCATAAAAAAGATAATAATTAATATTGTAAGCATTGTATTAAGTTTCTATCTTTTATTAAATTCTATTTGTTATGGTGGTGAAAATTTTGAAAAAGATTTAGTGTCTTATTGTAATAGGCAAATATTACAGAATTCTGAATGTACTCTTAACAGTAAAATAGAATTAAGTTTTTTTGGAAATAAACAGGTTGAAAGTCAATTAATAAAAAATATTATTAATAGTTGTGGGGGGTATGATGATTTGTCAATTTTATTAGCAAGGCAAAAAATAAATGAATTTTATACATGTCTGGGATATGTAAACTCTGGTGCAATCCTTAAAAAGAATGAGAATAACAGTTATAGTTATCAAATTATGGAAGGTGTTATCTCTAGCAAAAATATTAATGTTATAGGTGTTAATAAAAGAATTAAAACTAAAATTATAAGATTCTTAATGGATGGGCAAGATAAAAAGGTATTAAATGTTAATAATATTCGACATAAATTAGAAGTATTAAAATCTTATGGTGCATTCAAGACTATTAATACTACCATTAAACCATTATCTTTAGGTAAGGCTGGGGTTGATATAACTGTCAACACTGATGCTAAAACTAATTGGGTATTAGCATTAGATAATCAGCAATCAGAAGCAACTGGAGCAACTCAATTATCAATATCAGGAGATTTAAATAATCTTCGTAATATATTTGATCAAATGGGAGGGGGTATAAGTATATCTGAAGGCAGTAGAGGTATAAATTTTTATTACAATGATTCCCCTTCAAAGAAAGTATCTTGGGGCGTTAGCCTTGATAAAAAAGAAGTAAAAGTAATAAAAAAGCCTTTAGATAAATTAAACATTAAAAGTTTTTCCGAAAAAATTTCATTTAATTATAATTATGCCTTGTATAACTCTCTAGTCTCTTTTGGCAGTACAAGTGAATCTGAAAAATTTGATATGGCATCTAAGCTTGAGTTAAGTAAGGGTGAAAATTATTTACTAGATAGAGGCTTTTCCTTTTCTGAAGGTGAACAAGAGGGTAAATCTAAAATTACATCTCTACAAACCAATCTTGTGTGGGAGAAAAAAAAGCGAAGTGAGTTAACAAACTATGCTATTTCTGCTTCTTTCGGGGTTGATATTGGTTTAAATGCTTTTAATGCGACCCCCCGCTCTGATTACTCTGCTGGCTCAAATTATAAAATACTTAAAGCTAACTTAGCTTACCGTCAGACCATGACAGATTACACCAATATTTTACTTAATTTAAATATTCAAAAGACTAATGATAATTTATTAGCATCTAAAAAATTTGGATTAGGTGGTATAGGCAGTGTTCGAGGGATTAGTAAAAATATTGGCTCTTTTAATAACGGGCTATCACTAACACTAGAGTCTAGTACCTTATTGCCCCAACTAAGTAAAACACCTTTAGGAGTTAAATCACTTTATGATGGCAATTTTTATGGTCGTCTTTTTGCTGATTATGCGATAGGCATAGATCAAAGTAATAAGAGTAAACAAGCTGCTGGTTCTATTGGTATTGGCACTAGCTGGTACTTAAATAAGGATATTAAGTTAAATACATCGTGGGCTAGGCCAGTATATTTTGAAGGCTTTAGCGCTATGCAGAAAGATTCAGTAAAATCAAATAGGATAAGTTTTGATTTTATTGTGCAAGGAAGAAATTAG
- a CDS encoding PDC sensor domain-containing protein, producing the protein MPHTLQRSIEHQRARLIDLLHEKLKNYTVQLIPNLHQRDILDQQLREIFQSIDYCKYVYVLDANAVQLSSTLNRFGADTSAYQRDRSTRPYMQHRSDESCDFNLSEVYISQNKKRPSLTAIQTIRGENGERLGFLGVDYDLRELPHSDVIYEEPSQWRQIKGDPAIRQGLFAQERVESLMDQKIDHVLSVIEALVVDQGVYHFQIHFSSSRVTLWHVDNPYVYRILTMAELADSNICLAYPRRAYFERAIVPHLDIKKVLKQFKALRFADETIYLRVASLNIVNGQVDLNFSCDGTHYIDNREFLAKGLEFWLGNQSNQSSNTCVDIDYAALDKVVDELAKYGCMKVNQLLGQLERDEVPEVLKAYSAPERDYIYQELKSVMEVYEGGVCGI; encoded by the coding sequence ATGCCACACACCCTCCAACGCTCTATCGAACACCAACGCGCTCGTTTAATCGACCTATTGCACGAAAAACTCAAAAACTACACCGTGCAACTCATCCCCAACCTGCACCAGCGTGACATACTCGACCAACAACTACGCGAGATTTTCCAATCTATCGACTATTGCAAATACGTCTACGTGCTTGATGCTAATGCGGTGCAACTCAGCTCCACGCTCAATCGCTTTGGCGCCGATACTAGCGCCTATCAACGCGACCGCTCGACCCGTCCCTATATGCAACATCGCAGTGATGAAAGCTGTGATTTTAATCTATCTGAGGTCTATATCAGCCAAAACAAAAAACGCCCGTCGTTGACTGCGATTCAAACGATTCGCGGTGAAAATGGCGAGCGTTTAGGCTTTTTAGGCGTGGATTATGACTTACGCGAATTACCGCATTCCGATGTGATTTATGAAGAGCCTAGTCAATGGCGTCAAATCAAAGGCGATCCCGCGATTCGTCAGGGACTATTTGCGCAGGAACGCGTAGAAAGCTTAATGGATCAAAAGATTGACCATGTACTTTCCGTGATTGAGGCTTTAGTGGTGGATCAAGGGGTTTATCATTTTCAAATTCATTTCTCCAGTAGCCGTGTCACATTATGGCATGTGGATAATCCCTACGTATATCGTATTTTAACCATGGCAGAATTAGCCGATAGCAATATTTGTTTAGCCTATCCACGCCGCGCTTATTTTGAACGAGCTATAGTTCCGCATTTAGATATTAAAAAAGTACTCAAACAATTTAAAGCCTTACGTTTTGCCGACGAAACAATTTATTTACGGGTAGCTTCACTGAATATTGTCAATGGACAAGTCGATTTAAACTTTTCTTGTGATGGAACACATTATATTGATAACCGTGAGTTTCTCGCCAAAGGTTTAGAGTTTTGGCTCGGCAATCAATCCAATCAAAGCTCTAATACGTGTGTCGATATAGATTACGCTGCTTTAGATAAAGTAGTGGACGAGTTAGCTAAATACGGCTGTATGAAGGTTAATCAATTACTAGGTCAATTAGAGCGAGACGAAGTTCCAGAAGTATTAAAAGCGTATTCTGCGCCAGAACGTGATTATATCTATCAGGAATTAAAATCCGTGATGGAGGTCTATGAAGGTGGTGTGTGTGGGATTTAG
- the hchA gene encoding glyoxalase III HchA — translation MTANTTALSKQPNPDTAEHNAFFPSPYSLSLYIPEKTDFAGLKFAKPYQGGKYKVLMIASDERYLLMGNGKFFSTGNHPVETLLPMHHLDQAGFEIEVATLSGNPVKLEMWAFPSKDETVKAVYDKYLPKFKKPLKLSEVLAKQLGEDSPYLGVFIPGGHAAMHAIPFSDEVKQVLKWAVASDKYVISLCHGPAGLIAAAHNEPDQDFIFKGYKICVFPDSLDLGANVDIGYIPGPMPWLLGEKLKLLGMEILNEGISGQCYQDRKLITGDSPLAANQLGIIAADALLKEVIS, via the coding sequence ATGACAGCCAACACTACAGCACTAAGTAAGCAACCTAACCCCGATACTGCTGAGCACAATGCGTTTTTTCCCTCACCTTATTCTTTGAGTCTTTATATTCCAGAAAAAACTGATTTTGCAGGTTTAAAGTTTGCCAAACCTTATCAAGGAGGTAAATATAAGGTTTTAATGATTGCCTCGGATGAGCGCTATTTATTAATGGGTAATGGTAAATTTTTCTCAACGGGTAATCATCCAGTAGAAACCTTATTACCTATGCATCATTTAGATCAGGCAGGCTTTGAAATTGAGGTCGCTACTTTATCGGGTAATCCCGTTAAATTAGAAATGTGGGCTTTTCCAAGCAAAGATGAAACGGTCAAAGCTGTGTATGATAAATATCTACCTAAGTTTAAGAAGCCACTTAAATTGTCTGAAGTATTAGCTAAGCAATTAGGTGAGGATTCACCTTATTTAGGGGTTTTTATTCCGGGTGGTCATGCCGCTATGCATGCGATTCCATTTAGTGATGAGGTTAAGCAAGTACTTAAATGGGCGGTGGCTAGTGATAAATATGTGATTTCACTCTGTCATGGTCCAGCAGGTCTAATTGCGGCTGCGCATAATGAACCTGATCAGGACTTTATTTTTAAAGGCTATAAAATTTGTGTGTTCCCAGACAGTTTAGATTTAGGCGCGAATGTGGATATTGGCTATATTCCGGGACCTATGCCTTGGTTATTAGGGGAAAAACTAAAATTGTTAGGTATGGAAATTCTCAATGAGGGTATTAGTGGACAATGCTACCAAGATCGTAAATTAATTACCGGAGATAGCCCATTAGCAGCAAATCAACTAGGCATTATAGCAGCCGATGCTTTATTAAAAGAAGTAATATCATAA